The nucleotide window agtaacaaaatacaaacagtgctGGTTTGTTACTGGGCATTAAATCACACATCGAGTATCAAGAACCACATTCAGGAGGAGTCCAATAAGTGTACGTCTGTTTCTCAGGTGGCCAGAATTCTGGAGGTGACTCCGGAGGTgcaaaggatgatgggagtcAGTTCTGGGATAGAGCTGCTCACGCTGCCACATGGCCAGCAGCTGAGACTGGACCTGCTGGAGAGGTGATGAAGAAATCCTCAAAAGTTTGAACTGACTCGTCTCTGTTTACGATCCACGTGGGGTAGAGGGACTCGGGTTGATCATAGAGTTTCTTTGATCGAGGACTGGCTTGTGTATCACATACTATCACTTTATCTActtttatgtacttttactttatgtTTCACTTTATCTGTTACAGCAGATGCGAAGTTTGTCATTTAAACTTGTGAAAACAATGGTCAGTtgtagatgaagaagaggaagtcgGCCTGTTTTGTAAATTTCTCTTGGAAATTACAAGAACAGATAGCAGACATACTACCCAGGTACATTCGGTACATTAAGAGGTCATAGTTTTTGTTGGtttataaatattgatattacTAATTAATTCATCATCATAACACCTGGATAATGGACTCTATGTGGTGCCTATTTATCCCAAAGGAAACTAAAGGAAATCCAGATGtgtattttgatctgcaccaggTTGCACACACTCGTTGATATCAGTCCCTTTAACGtggttttattattgtcatcacAATCCATGAATCGAGCCTCAGGAGCTCTGTGAAAACGTAAAGAAAAGAAGCCCTGACTGCAGAGAATGAAAACTTCCtgacgctctctctctcttcaggttTCACACCATGGCCATCATGTTGGCGGTGGATGTGTTGGGCTGCACCGGGACGAACGAGGAGCGAGCTGGCCTGCTTTACAAAATCATCCAAATCGCTGCCGAGCTCAAGAGCACCATGGGAAACATGTTTGGTTTTGCTGCCGTCATGAGAGCTCTGGAGCTGCCGCAGGTAAACAGGCTTCACTCAGGGTGGTGGGTGGAGGTCGTGGTTCCCTGTCTGATATTTAACCAGGTTTTCCGTCCTTCAGGTGTCTCGTCTGGAGCAGATGTGGACGGCGTTACGGCAGCGACACACAGAGGGCGCTATTCTCTACGAGAAAACTCTGAGGCCATTTATGAAGAGCCTCAATGATGGGATAGGTAGAGGTCCTTCTACACAACACACCACATGATTCAAGCATTAACCCCCCATAACTTGGTTATAAAGTGActctctcacctctcttctTCCACCTAAAGctgactctgtgtgtgcgtctgtctcCCCCCCAGAAAGTTGTCCGCTGTCCAACACCACCTTCCCCCATGTCCTCCCCCTCTTGTCTCTGCTGGAGAAGAGTGTGGCGGTGGGTGAGGGGACGGAGCCATGGGAGACGGCGGAAGTCGGTATGGACATGGTCATGTTGCACCTGGGGGCGGCGAGGACCATCGCACAGCTGGGGGGCATTTACCAATCCAACGCTCAGGGCAAACTACAAGGTAAGCAAAGTCCTAGGAGGACAAACTCCAGGCTGTGGAGTGGTGTCGGCCCGTATGGGTGCAAACATGGTGGGTGCTGGATAAGAAACCGTCTGAAACTAAAGATGTTTACATCCTGCTTGGTGACACTTTGCACCTGGTGTAAGGAAGAGTTAAGTTAAGTTATTGTTAAGGGcccgaggaagtgcagtgttgaactTAAGTGATACGTTTGATATTGATAAACTTTGATAACATTAAACTGATGTTGCAGGTTTCCAGGAGCAGGCTGAGGTCCTGGAGCTCTTCCTGACCGACTTCCAGCTGAGGTTGCTGTGGGGTAGCAGGGGAGCCCCGGAGAGCCAGGCTCTGCGATACACCAAGTTCGACCAGGTGCTGACTGCCTTGTCCAACAGGCTGGAGCCGCCTTTCAGATCACACTGACCTCAGAGCTGGACGAGTGGCCTGTCGCATTctccctcatggagtctgtCGTCAATGAAACCTTACTCCAGGGCTTTTGGGAGAGTTTGCACAGTGATGTGTTAAACAGGGAGGCTCctgccacacatgcacacgagtGGCAGTTTGACTTTAGACATGTAAAGCTGATCTATCAATGCACCGTCTCTGTCAGTCAGACACTTGAAAGGTGAAGCAAACCTTCCTGTCGCTCTTTGATTCAGATCCCTGATGAAACTTCATTCAGAAGGACGATTACAGGCTTCAAAGTGGTTCTGATACTTAATGGTTCGTTGTTTGAAACCAAGCCCGACTGGTCTGACTCAAGAGAAGTTGAGAGAAGCATCAATTTCTCCCCCACAGTCAAGAGTTGTTGAATAAATGGACGAGCAGACCAGAGAAACAAGATGGTGGAGAACTAGTGGTCTCATTTTCTACCCTCATTACTCTCTTCATTTAGCACTAATCCCAGTTTATTGTGAATTGAAGAATTaatctttaacatttaaaagagTCAGAAATCAGCATGTTTTGCCAGCACAcgttatttattgtgttttaggGATGCACCGATTTAGTGTCCGAACATCGGGGCAGATCTTCACCTTATTGATTGCTGTTGGTCTATCAACAAATAAGTCAACATTCACTGGTGGCAGAGTTTTGATGAAGATATGATTGAGTGAGTGCTCATTCAAAGACTTTACAACTGATCGGTTATTCCTTTAGAACATAGATTTCTTGGTTTCCCTGGAATACTGTTTAAGATGGAATGAGATGAaggagatgaaaatgaactgacCCTAAATACAATGGTACATCACACAGGTACACAACGTTTCTACTGCCTTACGTAGTGTTAACGTCTAAtctgtatatataatatactgcaTTGCATTCTATGGTACTATGATATGAGACATATCCAGGTCCATATCGGTGCATCATTAATATGTTAATGAGTCTTACCAGAGGACTTCATCTGTTCCACAGTGAACTCAATATTAACATATGACATATCAGATATGAGTGATGGTTTGGTGCTTCTGTTCCTGAGATGAGGCTGAGCCTCAGTGTGTTGATTGGTTAatatttagaaatgttgttGATCTTAAGGCTGGACCTTCCCCTGAATTTACAAGTTCACCAACTGTATCTTATATTGTAAAACCAAATAACATAATAACGTATCTGCATTCATAAAATTACATTCTTTTGCATTCTGACTACTGTAATGTGTTCATTATCATTTTTCTACTTTCAAGTGAAATTTTCACGTTAtcgggttttgttttttaaccttttttctTATCTCACATCGTAACTGTTTAAAATGGAATGACTGAAAATGAACTGACCCTAAATACATGAGTACATCACACAGGTACACAACATTTCTCCTGCCTTACGTAGTGTTAACATCTAATCTCTATATAGAATATAATACATCGATGTGGGCAAGGAGGGGGGTTTGGAGAGCACCTCCAGCTGAACCAGGGACAGTTGGCAGAGCTCCCTGGACTAAAGGCACCAGGAGGGCTGCCACGAGAGACAGGGAAGACACCGCTGAGCTGTCACCACGCCAGAGGACACTGCTGGACAATTTAAGTTGTTTAGgtattttaatttatgtttgccTTTTCTAATCACAAGCAAATAAAGATGTTGAAACCTGAGTGGTTTGGGTCTGGCTGTTGTTGGGAGATGTCGCTTGCCACAAGCCCCTCTGGAGAGTTATCCAGAGTTCAGcgcaggtctgaaagcagcttaagaacTGCAAGCTGTGACAAGTGTAACTGGAAAGTTAAACAGTACAAATACCCTGAAAGAACAAAACCCTGTTGGCTCAACCATAATATAACATCACAGAACACCTTCATGCATTTATCAAGAGGTCTCAGAACATGACAATTAAAGTAAAAGGAACCAAACCTATTTGCAAACTGTTTAACCAAGACATGATATGTTTGATCACCTGCAACATTGAATTAGTGAGCTGCAAAACAGCAATGGCCTCTAAGCTGCAGAAGAGGAAATGCTCTTCCACACTTTAACAAATGTCTTCACTGAATCCCATGTGAAGTATTTCAAACGTGGTACGTTCCATCACAAGAGGAATAAACATGCACCGGTTTCTCTTATCCGGTGAGTAACCCTCTGTAGGTGAGTCATCGTTAAGCACACGCACTTCGCAGGTGGACACACAGCAAACTGTGCAACACGACCACAATCCGTTTTAACATGAAATACACAATCAGTGAATAAACTCACCAGAGTTGTCCTAGTTACACAGGGGACTTTATTTAGTCCTTCGACTGAcgtaccctcatggttgatgcacttattgtaagtcgctttggataaaagcgtcagctaaatgtaatgtaatgtaatgtaattagCCCGGGAATTAAAACTGCTTCCCCATGTCGCTCAGTGTTGTtatactatatttatttatttacccaGATGATTTATATTGGTGTCTAAAGGTGATGTTGACGCGGAAACATCATATTAActcgtgttgtgtttttattgatgtttattACTTTATCACCGCACTTCAGACACACGCGCTTTGTGAAAGTAACCAATCAACCGACAACTTCCGGAACCTGCGTCACTCTGACCTGTGATCCTCCAACGTGTCCTAACCGGTACACCACACTCCAGGTGCCTCACGGGAAATGTAGTCCTCCTCGTCACGCTGTTACATGTTTGTCCACGCCTACCGGGAAGTGGAAGGAACTACAAACACAGCGGTGGTCGCCGGGAGAAGTCCAACATGTTGGTCGTCCGCTGTGCGCTGGTTGTATTCCTCTGCAACCCGGTGTGCGGAGTTTTCCAGAAACTCTACTGCGCCATTTCAGAGAGCTGCGACTGCGACTTCCGACCGCGCATCAGAGGTACCCGAACGACTTCCGGATAGCCTGCTAGCTAGCCCGAACGACTTCCTGTTAGCCTGCTAGCTGCACACACAGGATTAAAGTGCGTTTGTTCAGTGTAACGGAAACTCAAACGTGGCTGATTTAGTTTGGTTCGTGTGCAGGAAGAGTTCACTCACCGACATGTTGGTCACCGTGTCCAGAAAGAGACAGATTCTTACTCAACAGCTAACATGCTATGCTAGCTGCGGGGGCGGGGCCACTAGTCctagctgaaatctgattggcccctgtgCTGTCactaatatttaaaacaacaactaaaacaaacttACCAAACAAGGTACCCAAATATGAAGTAATTAATAAGTGTAGAAGTAAATACAGTTAGCAATGATAACGTTTTGTAGTTCTACAGTTACATATTCATacagtcatttatttatctctttaattctatatttataaattttatatttacatttattcgTTTGTTAATTTCTGTGTTTCTACATTTAGTTATTtactttttgtatttctgtgtctgtatgttaATTAGCTGGGTGTGTTTAACTCCCAGTTtgtttacagctgtgtgtgatCAGGTCAATTACTTTGGAGCTttgcaggaagtgaagaaatgAATAAGTTCATCTAGAAATAGAGAAATAGCCTTTCTCCATCgcaaactttgttttttatcatttatttaggtatgtgattatttatttctgcattcATTTAATTCTTTATAGTCGCATGTTGACCCAGAAAATGAGTGAAATCTGAGTAGTTCTTCATTGTTTCTGGGacttttagtttgtgtttgttctttgctcgttgaaatattttaacattatgTTGTCACCACTCAGCTGTTGAGGATTATGTGTTAACATTAACATCACACGTGTCTTTTATGTCCCTACGGCCAGACTTAGAGTGGGACCTCTACAAGAATGTCTACGGACAACACCTGGCCCAGGACATCGTGTCAGAGGCGGTGGACGGGTTCCTCCAGAATAAAAGCcccgatcgccccctggtgctGTCCTTCCACGGCTCCTCTGGGACAGGGAAGACACTGGTCAGCTCCATGCTGGGAAATCATCTGTATGGCTCAGCTATGAGCAGCCCATTTGTCCACCAGTTTGTCCCAACGCTGCACTTCCCGATGCCGCAGCGGGTCAATGAGTACAGGGTAAGTGAGGGATGAGTCTGAAGGTCTGAGCCAGACGAGGTGTGAAAGCTTCCTACAATAAGAGGCAGGACACGTGTTGAGATCTGTTAAAAATGAGGATTCACTCATATGCCAAAGatatgctaacatggagaaagTACAGTGCGCTGGACGGAGAGATTGTCCAGTTATTTGCATCGTTTGGAGATGTGGTCAGAACGACATCTCCCTCCTCTGGTTTGCAGGAGGCGTTGAAGCTCTGGGTGCAGGGGAACCTGACGGAGTGCGCGCGCTCCATCTTCCTTTTTGACGAGATGGAGAAGATGCCTTCAGGCCTCATCGACGTCCTGGAGCCCTTCCTGGGTCCTTCTCACATTGTGTTTCGCACCAATTACCGCAAGGCCATCTACATCTTCATCAGGTACATagccagtacacacacacacacacacacacacacacacacacacacacacacacagtctgtacATTTATAACTGGAGTCTTCACTATGAGAAAATAGATCgtatatatatgtgttcaatataataatctgtgtgttttccctgcagcaccacaggagaggaggtgaTAAACAAGCTGAGTGTGGAGAACCGTCAGGCTGGACGGGACCGAGAGGAGATCAGGTTGTCCGACCTGCAGGACGCCATCGCACAGTCGGTCTACAACAACACCTCAAGTGAGTCGCACACGTCTCGATCCTTTCACACAACTTTTAAGAAATCTGTGTCTTGATGTACATAGTTATACTTTGCATattaataaacaggtgaacagatgtttgtgcagctgcagatcTTCACTCACTgaggctcaattactgcagatCACTTTAAGAGTTTCATTAAGAAAGCTGTAACCATTACCACAGAGCCAGTaggcccattccaaacaggcgggtttagaacagaaaacaaacaccaacGTTCAtttagactcacagatgaactgattagatttgagtgatcaaaggtcaaaggtcacagtgacctcaccaAGCAGGTTTGTGTATCTCAAGTCTGCCGTTAAGGAATTTCTTCACAGTTTTACCAgtttgtcacttggactcaaagatgaactgatggaATTTCCTAAGAATCTGCGGGAAAAAACCTCCCAGTCAATAGAACAGAACATTAACATTCATATTAATTTGCCAATAGACCATCATATTCTGTGTAACTCTGCTCAGTGACGAAACAGCCACTTGCTGGAATGATGCTGTGACATTAAGTCTGAGTTTCTTCCTCCAGGCGGCTTCTTCAACTCCAGCATCATCCAGCAGAAGCTCATCACCCGCTTCGTTCCCTTCCTGCCGCTGAGCCGCCGCCACATCGAGCGCTGCGTCCGCTCGCAGCTCTGCCAGCAGGGCCGGTGTGGCCGCAGTGACGTGGTGGAGGCAGTGGGGGGCGACATGATTTACACTCCCGCTCCAGGACAATACTTCTCCACCACCGGCTGTAAGGCCGTCTCCGCCAAAATCAACATGTTCCTGTGAGCCGGGTGGTGACTTTCTTTTCTAATGACTGATAGAGAAACTCCTTCTGAGGTGAAAAACTGAACTTTACGTCTGCCTGAGCGAGTTTCTGCCAcgtggaggtcagaggtcagagcagCGGAGATTCACAGTCAAGGATGCCTCCCGTGCTAATCAAAGGGAATCAAACTCACAACCCTCAAGACGTTGTTGCTTCATCAGTCGATTTCCGTCCGTCTCTGAACACAGGAGAGTTTGTTCCCTGAGCTTTGTTCAGCGTCTGAACCCGGGACACGTCTCAGTCTCTACCTCAAACCCAACTCCGCCTCTCGGTTAGGAAGTTGGTTTCCTGgtgtcagattttttaaagctagactgaaaaatgaataaTCTTCTCCCCAACACGTCCTCCGTTCACACTCTGACCCCAGTGAGACCTGGTCTTCACgtccgtcctgagtgatctgatcacatgACTCCATGTGAGATCAGATCCCTCAGGACACTCGGGGACACGTGGCAGCTGACGTCGCTGCTAGAATCACAATGACTcctcttttgtttctgcttcCCACTATTTcacatacattgatttatttgtggccaccgacacaatatcaacacttCAAATGAGTAAAATATTCCAGAGTGGAGCAGCAGCCGCTCACAAGCACATGGGACACATCTGTAGAGTAAAAACCACATCAGTTGGAACAGAAATGACCCAAGTGATAATTAACATATAGAGGAGGGAGTTGGATCAGATcccaagtggtcacaggagacacaggttTCAGCTGCCGGAGGTTTTGGTGCCTTGCTCATGTGTTGGCATCCAACAGCAAAAGAAAGGGGCTCGGTCTATTTGATCTCCGATGCAGTTTCTGCTTTGTCTTCATAGTTTTTAgaaaaagagttaaaaaaaaatgtccataaagactttttaaagtttgaaatatttatttagcaAGAACTCCTTCGTGCACCAGTGAAAGACTTAAGTTTGTTGTTTAATATTCAAGAGTTCGGAAGTGAACCCATAAACTCTCTCAAAGCGTTAAACCTTAAAACgataaaacaaataagtcaAGTCAAACTGAGGTGATGCTTTAAGAGAAAACTATTTCTACAAACGTCATGAAGAAGCTGGTGGATTTTACTTCAGGCTCCAGTCTGGGTGCACGTGTGCACTTTAACCACCAGGAGGCAGTAGAGATTTAATTTTACCAAGCGAGGAAGACGAGCTGCAGACTTCAGCTCagtggtttttatttcattgactcacatttaaatgagtttaacagttttgatatttgtaatgtaaatgtgttgtaaGCGGTGACAACACTGAAACTGCACTTTATAACCTGGAGGCATCTTGAGCCGGGACGAACACTTAGTcatgaagtttactttgttATTACAACTAATTAACAGTTGTAAATTCTATTGACTGCATTAAATTGTGACTGTAAGAATGACTGCAGCAGCAAGttgtgcaatttaaaaaaagacatgtaATTAACAAGGCTGATTGTAAACTccatatttattaatttattcatttattggcTGACTTCAGTTCTGTTATCGGTGGAAATTCAAATCTTTAACCTATAACAATAAATGACAAATCAGTTTTGTGAAGCAACAGCAACTTGTTTGTGTTCCAGTGTTTAACTTTTTTGATCATTAActttccaaatgaaatgaaaaatacaaataatctCGGTGCAGCGATTACGTGGAAGGAAGTGTTGCATGTGGTGTGAACCAGTACTTATACAACCAGTACTTATACAACCAGTACTAATACAACCAGTACTTAACTAATACTGTAAAACTGATCCCGTCGTCTGTATCCAGCGTTTAAAAGGTGTCTCATGTTGTTTTGTAGTATGTGTTTGAATCCATGTTCCTGAGTTTGCCGCCTCCTGCGGCTGcgaacaggaagcagaggagatgTGATCGCTCTCTGACAGAGACGTAGCTCCGCTATCTGCACCAACAGGAAATTAATGGTTTCTCCATCGGATATGAACAGGTGTCAGAGGTCTTCagtattctgtgtgtgtgagagagactcTGTCAATCTTTACTCTCGTAGGAACATTGGCTGTGAGGAGGTTTCTCATGTTcccgcagcagaggagaggattTCACTCAGTTGGGAAACATATTCTACAtagaacaataaaatattagacAAGGAAGATTCagcattttgagaataaagtggAAATGCAGATAAAACCTTTGTTCTGGATTCAAGTCCAGCCTCTTAGAACAGATCAAACACTCACGTGAGCACATGACGGCCTCTAGGAAATAGAAAATCTCGACTTTATTCACAATATAAAAGAATACATTCCTCTGATTtcatttgactttattcttgacTTAATTCATGATAGAAAAACAGTTCTCATCTTTATCAATGACATTCATGTGGAGGAAGCTTTCTGATTGGACGCAGGATGAGTTGAAAGTGttgcaaacagacacatttaggtGTAAAAGTACCAGGATGTTGGTTTGctaataaaagaaatgaagagttaacacagacacaggattCCACCTGGAAACTCCGTCCAGATAAaactccagagttcatgtctgaaaacagcttttgacTGAAGTGGATGTTCTGATTGGAGCAAACGTCCCCCTGTGACGACTTCCTGTCCCGCTAACAAACCCTTTGTTGGTTAGTGGCGCCCCACGtcctcctacacacacatacatgtatttatatttacacacacgcCACATCTCACCACGATCCCACCGTGATGACTTCATTACTCCACCGCCATGCATTCAGGcggtgtgaggaagaggaggggttCGAAGGTCAGCTTAGAGGCCTCTTCACCCCAGCTGCTGTATCACAATCTTCGTCCTTCtggacaacacacacgcacacacacacacacacacacacacacacacacacacacacacacacacacacagacacacacagctcgtCTGACCTCTGAGCCTATTTTCACACGCTCCCTGCAGAAAGGTCCAGCTGTCAGCTCTGGTCCCTTCGTTTACTTCTTCCACTTTACTTTTCCctattcttcctcttcttcctcctcttcctcctcttcctcttcttcatcttgtttctctccttcctcttacttccttccctccttcatccctcttcctctcctcttcctctcctccccctctctccttcccccggcctcctcctctgtcacaaATCAGGTTGAAGAAGCCACTTTCACCTACTTTCCTATATTTTACCTCCTtgctccttccctcccttcttcctcagGGGGCAACAATGGGACgctgctccttcctcccctcctccccacccAGCTCCACATCTGTGAGtgcccctctgtctcctcattCTTCTCCCTAACCGCTCCATTATTGGGCCTCTTTCACTTGTAAATGCAGCCAGCGATACTTCTGATGGGTCTTTTATGCAGGCGGCCGGGGTCAGGAGAAAGGTAGGGGCTGCGGAGGAGGGGGGGTACAATGAGGGGGTGGGTCAGGCTTGGTGGGGGGCTTGGTTTGAGGGAGTCTTATGCTGTTTTCTCTTGCAGGCCAAAGTGTGAGGGGACAATTGTGACAAAGAGTTAAatccttttttgtgtgtgcagtcaTTTGGGACGGTTGGGACGGGCCCAGCTCTCGCCTCCACATTCCTGCAGCTGTCCGTCCCCCGGCAGGacggagaggacggagaggacgaGCCTGAGCTACAGCAGCGACCGgctgctctcacacatgcactgaactccgcagcTCCTCCGtatcttctctggaggaggtgcaggtgTGTTGTAAAGAgaatcacatgacctctgcagcagagttaacacgtcacttcctgtctctgtctgctgcagccggctgctccacctctcacctgaagaaggaggaggatctgatgctgtcgt belongs to Hippoglossus stenolepis isolate QCI-W04-F060 chromosome 9, HSTE1.2, whole genome shotgun sequence and includes:
- the tor2a gene encoding prosalusin; its protein translation is MLVVRCALVVFLCNPVCGVFQKLYCAISESCDCDFRPRIRDLEWDLYKNVYGQHLAQDIVSEAVDGFLQNKSPDRPLVLSFHGSSGTGKTLVSSMLGNHLYGSAMSSPFVHQFVPTLHFPMPQRVNEYREALKLWVQGNLTECARSIFLFDEMEKMPSGLIDVLEPFLGPSHIVFRTNYRKAIYIFISTTGEEVINKLSVENRQAGRDREEIRLSDLQDAIAQSVYNNTSSGFFNSSIIQQKLITRFVPFLPLSRRHIERCVRSQLCQQGRCGRSDVVEAVGGDMIYTPAPGQYFSTTGCKAVSAKINMFL